A genomic segment from Branchiostoma floridae strain S238N-H82 chromosome 7, Bfl_VNyyK, whole genome shotgun sequence encodes:
- the LOC118419999 gene encoding kelch repeat and BTB domain-containing protein 8-like has protein sequence MAAADQKPDDAVVHPRSYQDESYLHGFLGTVGDLQKAGVLQDVVLEVEDRRFPCHRLVLSAASPYFRAMFTNDMAESRQKTVVLQGLNADMFGEILSYIYSGTLQLSLDKVQPLYQAADLLQLDYVRDTCSHYMVVNMQRSTCVDLYKFADAFSVDSVRRRSMQTIHIHFVKVASSEEFCSLSVNQLTEIISHDELDVKEETTVWEAVVRWVQHSREDRLHHLSSILPHIRFNLLTSDDTAAILEHPLVREDPGSSEVIRNVLQKGNPDRKPRLGMVTMDMALVHCSKRDRLLFMNPQQGKYISCRFRPGKLSDPIATTVTSDNNIYILSREPVDYEQLFLTRYNHAENVWERANMSSVSTMEPQRGWHTVSQQLVGVGLILYYLALESGTDKRSLLQMMKYNQPTDQWQECSRLILDQALYRIVALPCGPHLYFLSDIEVHRYDPSQDCWISCTPPMVQTDFWTAVAMGTEIFCAGMRVTQTMVYDTESDSWRELQGLPDPENFYNICISAQLFVLENQLHILLKTDDFDIEDSTEYLVYVYDRSADAWRELEATLPAEDYTQYSPWCPAARMYLPYLKRT, from the exons atggctgccgcagaccAGAAACCAGACGACGCTGTAGTTCATCCTCgctcctaccaagacgagagctatctgcacggaTTTCTCGGAACTGTgggtgacttacagaaggctggggtactgcaggatgtcgtccttgaagtcgaggaccggcggtttccctgccatcggcttgttctgtccgcggccagcccctacttcagggccatgtttacaaatgacatggcggaaagtcgacagaagacggttgttttacag GGTTTGAATGCAGAcatgtttggggagatcctgagttacatctactcgggaaccctccaactgtccctggacaaagtgcagcccctgtaccaggcagccgacctcctccaactggactatgtgagagacacctgcagccaCTACATGGTTGTGAACATGcagcgctccacctgtgtggacctgtacaagtttgctgatgccTTCTCTGTGGACAGTGTCCGGAGGCGAAGTATGCAGACTATCCACATTCATTTTGTGAAG GTTGCCTCCAGTGAGGAGTtttgcagcctgagtgtgaatcagctgactgagatcatcagccacgatgagctggatgttaaagaggagacaacagtgtgggaggctgtggtgagatgggtgcagcacagcagggaggacag actgcaccacctatccagcatcctccctcacatccgcttcaacctgctgacctcagacgacacggcagccatcttggaacaccccctggtcagggaggatcctgggagttctGAAGTCATCAGGAATGTATTACAGAAAGGGAACCCTGATCGAAAGCCAAGGCTTGGGATGGTGACCATGGACATGGCTCTGGTGCACTGTTCAAA GCGAGATCGGCTCCTGTTCATGAACCCTCAGcaagggaagtacatcagctgtaggttccggcctggaaagctttcCGATCCTATAGCCACcacagtcaccagtgataacaacatctacaTCCTCTCTCGTGAGCCTGTGGATTACGAACAGTTGTTCCTTACTCGGTACAACCATGCAGAGAATGTGTGGGAACGTGCTAATATGTCCTCAGTGTCTACGATGGAGCCACAAAGAGGTTGGCATACTGTCAGTCAGCAGCTGGTTGGAGTTGGTCTGATTTTGTACTACCTTGCCTTGGAAAGCGGGACGGATAAAAGGTCCTTGCTGCAAATGATGAAGTACAATCAGCCTACAgaccagtggcaggagtgttcacGGCTAATACTTGACCAAGCTCTATACAGAATCGTGGCACTACCCTGTGGTCCACACCTGTATTTTCTCTCAGACATTGAAGTGCATCGCTACGACCCAAGTCAAGATTGTTGGATCAGTTGCACCCCACCGATGGTACAGACTGACTTCTGGacagctgttgccatgggaacagagattttctgcgCAGGTATGCGCGTCACCCAAACGatggtgtacgacacagagtcagacaGCTGGCGGGAACTGCAAGGCTTGCCAGATCCAGAAAATTTTTATAACATTTGCATTTCTGCCCAGCTTTTTGtactggagaaccagctgcacatTTTGTTAAAAACTGATGATTTTGACATAGAAGACTCAACAGAGTATCTGGTATAcgtgtatgacaggtctgctgatgcctggagaGAATTGGAGGCCACCCTGCCTGCTGAAGATTATACACAATACAGTCCATGGTGCCCTGCGGCACGTATGTACTTACCATATCTCAAGAGAACATAA